The stretch of DNA TTTGCGCCTGACGCAAGTCCAGTTCACTGGCGACGCCGACTTCATATCGACGCCTTATTAAATCATAGGCGGCCTGCTGGGTCGCCAAGGTGGAGCGGGCCAGTTTGAGATTTTCCAGGTCAGCGGCAAGGGTCAGGTACACCCTGGCGACCTCGGACACCAGCGCGATCTGCGCGCCGCGGCGGGCCTCATCCGTGGCCAGGTATTCTTCCAATGCCTGGTCTTTCAGGCTGCGGATACGGCCGAAAAAATCGATCTCCCAGGCGGCGATACCCAGATCAACGCTGTATTGTTCGGTTGTCATCGTACCCCCGCCGGGGCTTACAAAATCGGAATAAAGGCGTTGTTTGGCTCCCTCTCCCACCGCATTGACCACCGGGAACAGCTCAGCTTGTTGAATGCCGTACAGGGCGCGCACCCTTTCCATGTTCAAGGCGGCAAGCCGCAGGTCCCGGTTGTTATTCAGAGCCGTCTCGATAATCTTTTGAAGCTTTGGGTCGGTGAAAAATTCCTGCCACCCCAGCTCCAAGGCGGTCGGAGCGCCGGACGCAGCTTTGATCTCCTGGTATGCCGCTCCGGTCGGCCATTCAGTCGAAACCGGCGCCTCCGGCCGGGTATATTTCGGGGCCATAGTGCAGCCGCCGAGGCAGACAAATACACCCAGGATCAATAACGTTTTTCTTGTCATATTAACGCACCTCCTGGGGGCCGGTGGATTGAAGCTCCCCGCCGCAAGCAGCGGGGAATGCGCTCGCTATGCATGTTCAATCGAGTGTTCAGGGGGTTGCTCCTTTTGTTTCCTTTTGAATATATTGGAGATAAGGACAAAGAACATTGGAATAAAAATGAGATCGATGAACGTGGCGGATAGCATTCCACCACAAACGGCGGTGCCGATGGCGTTCATCGCGCCGGCGCCTGCGCCTGTGGAGATGGCCAGCGGCAGGACCCCGAAAAAGAAGGCCAGGGAGGTCATGATGACGGGTCGGAATCGTGTTTTTACGGCCCCAAGGGTTGCGTCGATAAGGCCGTCGCCGCGGCCCATCCGTTCCTTTATGAACTGGATTATCAGGATGGCATTTTTTGTCGAAAGGCCAAGGGTGGTAAGGAATCCGATCTGGAAGTAGACATCGTTGGACAGTCCCCGAAATGAAGTTGCCAGTATAGCGCCCAATACACCCAGCGGCAGCATCAACAGATTGACAAAAGGGATGGTCCAGCTTTCATACAGGGCGGCCACACAAAGGAAGATTACGAAAATGGAAAAGGCGTACAGGATAGGCCCTTGAGCCGTTGCCATCCGCTCCTGGTAGGACAGCCCGGTCCAGTCAAAGCCGATCCCCTGGGGCAGCTTTGCTGCGATCTCTTCCATGGCGGCCATCCCCTCGCCCGTACTGCGACCCGGGGCCGGTTCGCCCCAGATGTTGATGGAAGAAAAGGCGTTGTAGCGCTCCAGCTTGGGAGAACCCTGAGCCCACCTGCAGGAGGCAAAGGAAGAAAAGGGCACCATCTTGCCCACGCTGTTCCGCACATAGAGTTTTTCCAGATCCTTCGGCAGCATGCGATAGGGGGCATCCGCCTGGGCATAGACCTTTTTGACCCGACCGGCCTGGATAAAGTCGTTGACATAGGCGCTGCCTAAGGCCGCCGCAATGGTGTTGTGAATGGAGCTGATGGAGATTCCCAGCGCGCCGGCCCTGTCCCAATCAACGTCGATGTGGTATTCGGGCACATCTTCCATGCCGTTGGGTCGAACTCTGACCAGTCGTGAATCCTGGGCCGCCATGCCGAGAAGCTGATTGCGGGCCGTCATCAGTTTTTCGTGGCCCAGGCCGCCGCGGTCCTGCAACTGAAAATCAAACCCGGTGGCCATCCCCAGTTCGATGACCGGCGGCGGCGGGAAGGCGAAGACCATGGCGCCTTTTATCTGTGAAAATGCCTCCATGGCCCTGTCGGCGATGGCCTTGACCTTCAGGTCCGGCCGCCGGCGCAGCTTCCAGTCCTTGAGTTTGACAAATCCCAGGGCCATATTCTGTCCCTGGCCGCCAAAACTG from Desulfovibrionales bacterium encodes:
- a CDS encoding TolC family protein is translated as MTRKTLLILGVFVCLGGCTMAPKYTRPEAPVSTEWPTGAAYQEIKAASGAPTALELGWQEFFTDPKLQKIIETALNNNRDLRLAALNMERVRALYGIQQAELFPVVNAVGEGAKQRLYSDFVSPGGGTMTTEQYSVDLGIAAWEIDFFGRIRSLKDQALEEYLATDEARRGAQIALVSEVARVYLTLAADLENLKLARSTLATQQAAYDLIRRRYEVGVASELDLRQAQ